One window of the Bos indicus x Bos taurus breed Angus x Brahman F1 hybrid chromosome 8, Bos_hybrid_MaternalHap_v2.0, whole genome shotgun sequence genome contains the following:
- the SIT1 gene encoding signaling threshold-regulating transmembrane adapter 1, with protein sequence MTTAGQSRLYNCTDHRTDELLTGIPSLTKGWGLWALLGAVTLLLLISLAVHLFQWTSGRSRSQPGHGRSGESVEDVPLYGNLHYLQTGRLSQEPGPDPQDSAPGGPARAAEEVMCYTSLQLRPPQGRVPSPGSPIKYSEVLLDSEPKPQASDPEPELYASVCAQGRRARASFPDQAYANSHPAPS encoded by the exons ATGACTACAGCAGGCCAGAGCAGACTCTACAATTGCACGGATCATCGCACGGATGAGCTACTGACCG gaaTCCCCTCTCTGACCAAGGGGTGGGGGCTGTGGGCCCTCTTAGGGGCTGTGACCCTGCTGCTCCTCATCTCACTGGCTGTGCACTTGTTCCAGTGGACCAGTGGCCGGAGCAGGAGCCAGCCAGGACATGGACG CTCTGGGGAGTCTGTGGAAGACGTCCCTCTGTATGGGAACCTACATTATCTGCAGACAG GACGGCTGTCTCAGGAACCAGGGCCAGACCCACAGGATTCAGCCCCTGGAGGCCCTGCCAGG GCTGCAGAGGAGGTGATGTGCTATACCAGCCTGCAGCTGCGGCCTCCTCAGGGCCGAGTCCCCAGCCCTGGAAGCCCCATCAAGTACTCGGAGGTGCTGCTGGACTCCGAGCCAAAGCCCCAGGCCTCAGACCCTGAGCCAGAGCTCTACGCCTCAGTGTGTGCCCAGGGGCGCAGAGCCCGAGCTTCCTTTCCAGACCAGGCCTATGCCAACAGCCATCCCGCACCCAGCTGA
- the CCDC107 gene encoding coiled-coil domain-containing protein 107 isoform X1, whose translation MASVVSLAGTLGLLLVSALPEVLGDRRSPDRRAHPGDAGQVGPAAAEPRRQSPPSKNQRERARSGALPLGALYTAAAVAFVLYKCLQQGKDEAAVLQEEADKKDSLQSEQHLAQLTQQLVQTEQHLNSLMAQLDPLFERVTTLAGAQQELLHMKLQTIHQLLQDSKPNKGVEVPEPEASIPFLEDFCIEEDEEEAGDNQAWEEPLNWNTGTRNLTPPREMQPTLRRRCRKSAAQGLSHSPHWKEGKTVDGLVKQSLFL comes from the exons ATGGCGAGCGTGGTGTCGCTTGCGGGTACGCTGGGGCTGCTACTTGTGTCTGCGCTGCCCGAGGTGCTCGGAGACCGCCGCAGCCCCGACCGCCGGGCACACCCAG GCGACGCCGGCCAGGTCGGCCCTGCGGCCGCGGAACCCCGGCGGCAGTCGCCGCCGTCCAAGAACCAGCGCGAGCGGGCTCGGTCCGGGGCGCTGCCCTTGGGGGCGCTGTACACCGCGGCCGCCGTGGCTTTTGTGCTGTACAAGTGTTTGCAG CAGGGGAAAGATGAGGCTGCTGTTCTCCAAGAGGAGGCAGACAAGAAGGATTCATTGCAGTCAG AGCAACACCTGGCGCAGCTGACACAACAGCTTGTCCAGACAGAGCAACACCTGAACAGTCTGATGGCCCAGCTGGACCCGCTTTTTGAGCG TGTGACTACCTTGGCTGGAGCCCAGCAGGAGCTTCTGCACATGAAGCTACAGACCATCCACCAGCTGTTACAAGACAGCAAACCGAACAAGGGTGTGGAGGTTCCAGAACCAG AGGCCAGCATACCCTTTCTTGAGGACTTCTGTATAGAGGAGGACGAGGAAGAGGCTGGTGACAATCAGGCCTGGGAGGAGCCCCTAAATTGGAACACAGGGACAAGGAACCTAACTCCTCCCAGGGAAATGCAGCCCACGCTAAGGAGAAGATGTAGGAAATCTGCAGCACAGGGCCTCAGTCACAGCCCCCattggaaagaaggaaaaacagtggATGGTTTAGTAAAACAGAGTCTGTTCCTGTGA
- the CCDC107 gene encoding coiled-coil domain-containing protein 107 isoform X2 has product MASVVSLAGTLGLLLVSALPEVLGDRRSPDRRAHPGDAGQVGPAAAEPRRQSPPSKNQRERARSGALPLGALYTAAAVAFVLYKCLQGKDEAAVLQEEADKKDSLQSEQHLAQLTQQLVQTEQHLNSLMAQLDPLFERVTTLAGAQQELLHMKLQTIHQLLQDSKPNKGVEVPEPEASIPFLEDFCIEEDEEEAGDNQAWEEPLNWNTGTRNLTPPREMQPTLRRRCRKSAAQGLSHSPHWKEGKTVDGLVKQSLFL; this is encoded by the exons ATGGCGAGCGTGGTGTCGCTTGCGGGTACGCTGGGGCTGCTACTTGTGTCTGCGCTGCCCGAGGTGCTCGGAGACCGCCGCAGCCCCGACCGCCGGGCACACCCAG GCGACGCCGGCCAGGTCGGCCCTGCGGCCGCGGAACCCCGGCGGCAGTCGCCGCCGTCCAAGAACCAGCGCGAGCGGGCTCGGTCCGGGGCGCTGCCCTTGGGGGCGCTGTACACCGCGGCCGCCGTGGCTTTTGTGCTGTACAAGTGTTTGCAG GGGAAAGATGAGGCTGCTGTTCTCCAAGAGGAGGCAGACAAGAAGGATTCATTGCAGTCAG AGCAACACCTGGCGCAGCTGACACAACAGCTTGTCCAGACAGAGCAACACCTGAACAGTCTGATGGCCCAGCTGGACCCGCTTTTTGAGCG TGTGACTACCTTGGCTGGAGCCCAGCAGGAGCTTCTGCACATGAAGCTACAGACCATCCACCAGCTGTTACAAGACAGCAAACCGAACAAGGGTGTGGAGGTTCCAGAACCAG AGGCCAGCATACCCTTTCTTGAGGACTTCTGTATAGAGGAGGACGAGGAAGAGGCTGGTGACAATCAGGCCTGGGAGGAGCCCCTAAATTGGAACACAGGGACAAGGAACCTAACTCCTCCCAGGGAAATGCAGCCCACGCTAAGGAGAAGATGTAGGAAATCTGCAGCACAGGGCCTCAGTCACAGCCCCCattggaaagaaggaaaaacagtggATGGTTTAGTAAAACAGAGTCTGTTCCTGTGA
- the ARHGEF39 gene encoding rho guanine nucleotide exchange factor 39 isoform X1 translates to MESPAPGARCPVQEQRARWERKRACTARELLETERRYQEQLGLVATYFVAILRAKGTLRPPERQALFGPWELIYGASQELLPYLEGGRWGQGLEGFCNHLELYTQFAANVERSRTILQEQLKKNKHFRRFVRLQEGRPEFGGLQLQDLLPLPLQRLQQYENLAVALAENTGPNSPEHKQLTRAAQLISETAQRVHTIGQKQKNEQHLQRIQALLSGRQAKGLISGRWFLRQGWLLVVPPRGEPRPRMFFLFSDALLMAKPRPPLHLLQSGTFACRALYPMGECQLHRVFGHSGGPCGGLLSQPEELAESYNSRVQDTVGIGQNQGYKGILLTKHGLFMV, encoded by the exons ATGGAGAGCCCGGCCCCCGGTGCCCGGTGCCCGGTGCAAGAGCAGCGTGCCCGTTGGGAGCGGAAACGCGCCTGCACTGCCCGGGAGCTGCTGGAGACCGAGCGGCGCTACCAGGAACAGCTGGGGCTGGTGGCCACG TACTTCGTGGCAATTTTGAGAGCCAAAGGTACCCTGCGACCACCAGAGCGCCAGGCCCTCTTTGGGCCCTGGGAACTCATTTACGGCGCCAGCCA AGAGCTGCTTCCCTACCTCGAAGGAGGGCGCTGGGGACAGGGGTTGGAGGGCTTCTGCAACCACCTGGAGCTCTACACCCAATTTGCTGCCAATGTTGAGAGGTCCCGGACCATCTTGCAG GAGCAACTAAAGAAGAACAAACATTTCCGGAGATTTGTACGACTTCAGGAAGGTCGCCCTGAGTTCGGGGGCCTTCAGCTCCAGGacctgctccctctgcctctgcAGAGGCTCCAGCA GTATGAGAATCTCGCTGTTGCTTTGGCTGAAAACACAGGTCCCAACAGCCCTGAACACAAACAGCTCACAA GGGCTGCCCAGCTGATAAGTGAGACTGCCCAGAGAGTCCACACCATTGGTCAGAAACAGAAGAATGAACAGCATCTCCAGCGCATCCAGGCTCTGCTCAGTGGACGGCAAGCAAAGGGGCTTATCTCAG GTCGCTGGTTCCTACGCCAGGGATGGCTATTGGTGGTGCCTCCCCGAGGGGAGCCTCGGCCCCGaatgttcttccttttctctgatgCACTTCTCATGGCCAAGCCTCGACCCCCATTGCATCTGCTGCAGAGTGGCACCTTTGCCTGCCGGGCCCTCTACCCCATGGGCGAGTGTCAACTCCACAGGGTCTTTGGCCACTCAGGAGGCCCTTGTGGTGGACTGCTCAGC CAGCCAGAAGAACTAGCAGAATCTTACAATTCCAGAGTCCAGGATACTGTGGGGATAGGTCAGAATCAGGGGTACAAAGGAATCTTACTAACAAAACACGGACTCTTCATGGTTTGA
- the ARHGEF39 gene encoding rho guanine nucleotide exchange factor 39 isoform X2, with amino-acid sequence MESPAPGARCPVQEQRARWERKRACTARELLETERRYQEQLGLVATYFVAILRAKGTLRPPERQALFGPWELIYGASQELLPYLEGGRWGQGLEGFCNHLELYTQFAANVERSRTILQEQLKKNKHFRRFVRLQEGRPEFGGLQLQDLLPLPLQRLQQYENLAVALAENTGPNSPEHKQLTRAAQLISETAQRVHTIGQKQKNEQHLQRIQALLSGRQAKGLISGRWFLRQGWLLVVPPRGEPRPRMFFLFSDALLMAKPRPPLHLLQSGTFACRALYPMGECQLHRVFGHSGGPCGGLLSLSFPHEKLLLMSTDQEELSHWYHSLTLAISSQKN; translated from the exons ATGGAGAGCCCGGCCCCCGGTGCCCGGTGCCCGGTGCAAGAGCAGCGTGCCCGTTGGGAGCGGAAACGCGCCTGCACTGCCCGGGAGCTGCTGGAGACCGAGCGGCGCTACCAGGAACAGCTGGGGCTGGTGGCCACG TACTTCGTGGCAATTTTGAGAGCCAAAGGTACCCTGCGACCACCAGAGCGCCAGGCCCTCTTTGGGCCCTGGGAACTCATTTACGGCGCCAGCCA AGAGCTGCTTCCCTACCTCGAAGGAGGGCGCTGGGGACAGGGGTTGGAGGGCTTCTGCAACCACCTGGAGCTCTACACCCAATTTGCTGCCAATGTTGAGAGGTCCCGGACCATCTTGCAG GAGCAACTAAAGAAGAACAAACATTTCCGGAGATTTGTACGACTTCAGGAAGGTCGCCCTGAGTTCGGGGGCCTTCAGCTCCAGGacctgctccctctgcctctgcAGAGGCTCCAGCA GTATGAGAATCTCGCTGTTGCTTTGGCTGAAAACACAGGTCCCAACAGCCCTGAACACAAACAGCTCACAA GGGCTGCCCAGCTGATAAGTGAGACTGCCCAGAGAGTCCACACCATTGGTCAGAAACAGAAGAATGAACAGCATCTCCAGCGCATCCAGGCTCTGCTCAGTGGACGGCAAGCAAAGGGGCTTATCTCAG GTCGCTGGTTCCTACGCCAGGGATGGCTATTGGTGGTGCCTCCCCGAGGGGAGCCTCGGCCCCGaatgttcttccttttctctgatgCACTTCTCATGGCCAAGCCTCGACCCCCATTGCATCTGCTGCAGAGTGGCACCTTTGCCTGCCGGGCCCTCTACCCCATGGGCGAGTGTCAACTCCACAGGGTCTTTGGCCACTCAGGAGGCCCTTGTGGTGGACTGCTCAGC CTGTCCTTTCCCCATGAGAAGCTACTGCTTATGTCCACAGACCAGGAGGAGCTGTCACACTGGTACCACAGTCTGACTTTGGCCATCAG CAGCCAGAAGAACTAG
- the CA9 gene encoding carbonic anhydrase 9 isoform X2 gives MTPITFWLGTYLPLTPPHSHLAIGEGAQGQLDPQDFGSISKRPFCESACSPPGLLLPHPPPISYARTARTHCVPGHPTVSHMAPLCPSPRLPLWIPAPAPGPAVQLLLLLLLLVPAHPQKLLWMQGAPTTGGDSSGEDDPLGEEDLPSEEDIPEEEDSPEEEDLPGLKTDPGEENSLKLEDLPTVEAPRDTEGPQNNAHRDEKGDGHSHWRYGGAPPWPQVSPACAGRFQSPVDIRPELTAFCPALRPLEFLGFELPPQPKLRLCNNGHTVQLSLPSGLKMALGPGQEYRALQLHLHWGAAGRPGSEHTVDGHRFPAEIHVVHLSTAFEEFDEALGRPGGLAVLAAFLQEGPEENSAYEQLLSRLGEITEKDSETWVPGLDVSALLPSDLSRYFRYEGSLTTPPCAQGVIWTVFNQTVKLSAKQLHTLSDSLWGPDDSRLQLNFRATQPLNGRIIEASFPAGVDGSPRTVEPVHLNSCLAAGDILALVFGLLFAVTSIAFLVQMRRQQRHLSETKGSVSYHPAEVTETVA, from the exons ATGACCCCGATAACCTTCTGGCTGGGCACATACCTGCCCCTCACTCCACCCCATTCCCATCTTGCTATCGGGGAGGGGGCACAGGGCCAGTTAGACCCACAGgactttggctccatctccaaAAGGCCCTTCTGTGAGTCAGCTTGCTCCCCTCCAGGCTtgctcctcccccacccacctcctaTTTCCTATGCACGTACAGCCCGTACACACTGTGTCCCAGGACACCCCACAGTCAGCCACATGGCTCCCCTGTGCCCCAGCCCCCGGCTCCCTCTGTGGATTCCggcccctgccccaggcccagcTGTGCAATTGCTGCTGTTACTGCTCCTTCTGGTGCCTGCCCATCCCCAGAAGCTGCTCTGGATGCAGGGTGCTCCCACCACGGGAGGAGATTCATCTGGAGAAGATGATCCACTTGGTGAGGAGGACCTGCCCAGTGAAGAGGATATACCTGAAGAGGAGGACTCACCTGAAGAAGAGGACCTACCTGGATTGAAGACAGACCCAGGAGAAGAGAATTCTCTGAAGTTAGAGGATCTACCAACTGTTGAGGCACCCAGGGACACTGAAGGCCCCCAGAATAACGCCCACAGAGATGAAAAAG GGGATGGCCACAGTCATTGGCGCTATGGAG GCGCTCCGCCATGGCCCCAGGTGTCCCCAGCCTGCGCTGGCCGCTTTCAATCCCCGGTAGACATCCGCCCGGAGCTCACTGCGTTTTGTCCAGCCCTGCGCCCCCTGGAATTCCTTGGCTTTGAGCTCCCGCCACAACCAAAACTGCGCCTGTGCAACAACGGCCACACCG TGCAGCTGAGTCTGCCTTCCGGGCTGAAGATGGCCTTGGGTCCCGGGCAGGAGTACCGGGCCCTGCAGTTACATTTGCACTGGGGGGCCGCGGGTCGCCCGGGCTCGGAACACACGGTTGATGGTCACCGTTTTCCTGCCGAG ATTCACGTGGTTCACCTCAGCACTGCATTTGAGGAATTTGACGAGGCTTTGGGGCGCCCAGGGGGCTTGGCCGTCTTGGCCGCCTTTCTGCAG GAAGGCCCAGAAGAAAACAGTGCCTATGAACAGTTGCTGTCACGTTTGGGAGAAATCACCGAGAAAG ACTCTGAGACTTGGGTCCCAGGACTGGATGTATCTGCACTGCTGCCCTCTGACCTCAGCCGCTACTTCCGATATGAGGGGTCTCTCACCACACCCCCCTGTGCCCAGGGGGTCATCTGGACTGTGTTCAACCAGACAGTGAAGCTGAGTGCTAAGCAG ctccacaccctctctgacTCCCTGTGGGGACCTGATGACTCTCGGCTGCAGCTGAACTTCCGAGCTACGCAGCCTTTGAATGGGCGAATAATTGAGGCCTCCTTCCCCGCTGGCGTGGATGGCAGCCCTAGGACTGTTGAACCAG TCCACCTGAATTCCTGTCTCGCTGCTG gcGACATCCTGGCCCTGGTTTTTGGCCTCCTCTTTGCTGTTACCAGCATCGCCTTCCTTGTGCAAATGAGAAGGCAGCAAAG ACATCTAAGTGAGACCAAAGGGAGTGTTAGCTACCACCCAGCAGAGGTCACAGAGACTGTTGCCTAG
- the CA9 gene encoding carbonic anhydrase 9 isoform X1, with protein sequence MTPITFWLGTYLPLTPPHSHLAIGEGAQGQLDPQDFGSISKRPFCESACSPPGLLLPHPPPISYARTARTHCVPGHPTVSHMAPLCPSPRLPLWIPAPAPGPAVQLLLLLLLLVPAHPQKLLWMQGAPTTGGDSSGEDDPLGEEDLPSEEDIPEEEDSPEEEDLPGLKTDPGEENSLKLEDLPTVEAPRDTEGPQNNAHRDEKGDGHSHWRYGGAPPWPQVSPACAGRFQSPVDIRPELTAFCPALRPLEFLGFELPPQPKLRLCNNGHTVQLSLPSGLKMALGPGQEYRALQLHLHWGAAGRPGSEHTVDGHRFPAEIHVVHLSTAFEEFDEALGRPGGLAVLAAFLQEGPEENSAYEQLLSRLGEITEKDSETWVPGLDVSALLPSDLSRYFRYEGSLTTPPCAQGVIWTVFNQTVKLSAKQLHTLSDSLWGPDDSRLQLNFRATQPLNGRIIEASFPAGVDGSPRTVEPVHLNSCLAAGDILALVFGLLFAVTSIAFLVQMRRQQRYYTDPLPQAQPPPPQVESRAAPCKLHANELIPGEISD encoded by the exons ATGACCCCGATAACCTTCTGGCTGGGCACATACCTGCCCCTCACTCCACCCCATTCCCATCTTGCTATCGGGGAGGGGGCACAGGGCCAGTTAGACCCACAGgactttggctccatctccaaAAGGCCCTTCTGTGAGTCAGCTTGCTCCCCTCCAGGCTtgctcctcccccacccacctcctaTTTCCTATGCACGTACAGCCCGTACACACTGTGTCCCAGGACACCCCACAGTCAGCCACATGGCTCCCCTGTGCCCCAGCCCCCGGCTCCCTCTGTGGATTCCggcccctgccccaggcccagcTGTGCAATTGCTGCTGTTACTGCTCCTTCTGGTGCCTGCCCATCCCCAGAAGCTGCTCTGGATGCAGGGTGCTCCCACCACGGGAGGAGATTCATCTGGAGAAGATGATCCACTTGGTGAGGAGGACCTGCCCAGTGAAGAGGATATACCTGAAGAGGAGGACTCACCTGAAGAAGAGGACCTACCTGGATTGAAGACAGACCCAGGAGAAGAGAATTCTCTGAAGTTAGAGGATCTACCAACTGTTGAGGCACCCAGGGACACTGAAGGCCCCCAGAATAACGCCCACAGAGATGAAAAAG GGGATGGCCACAGTCATTGGCGCTATGGAG GCGCTCCGCCATGGCCCCAGGTGTCCCCAGCCTGCGCTGGCCGCTTTCAATCCCCGGTAGACATCCGCCCGGAGCTCACTGCGTTTTGTCCAGCCCTGCGCCCCCTGGAATTCCTTGGCTTTGAGCTCCCGCCACAACCAAAACTGCGCCTGTGCAACAACGGCCACACCG TGCAGCTGAGTCTGCCTTCCGGGCTGAAGATGGCCTTGGGTCCCGGGCAGGAGTACCGGGCCCTGCAGTTACATTTGCACTGGGGGGCCGCGGGTCGCCCGGGCTCGGAACACACGGTTGATGGTCACCGTTTTCCTGCCGAG ATTCACGTGGTTCACCTCAGCACTGCATTTGAGGAATTTGACGAGGCTTTGGGGCGCCCAGGGGGCTTGGCCGTCTTGGCCGCCTTTCTGCAG GAAGGCCCAGAAGAAAACAGTGCCTATGAACAGTTGCTGTCACGTTTGGGAGAAATCACCGAGAAAG ACTCTGAGACTTGGGTCCCAGGACTGGATGTATCTGCACTGCTGCCCTCTGACCTCAGCCGCTACTTCCGATATGAGGGGTCTCTCACCACACCCCCCTGTGCCCAGGGGGTCATCTGGACTGTGTTCAACCAGACAGTGAAGCTGAGTGCTAAGCAG ctccacaccctctctgacTCCCTGTGGGGACCTGATGACTCTCGGCTGCAGCTGAACTTCCGAGCTACGCAGCCTTTGAATGGGCGAATAATTGAGGCCTCCTTCCCCGCTGGCGTGGATGGCAGCCCTAGGACTGTTGAACCAG TCCACCTGAATTCCTGTCTCGCTGCTG gcGACATCCTGGCCCTGGTTTTTGGCCTCCTCTTTGCTGTTACCAGCATCGCCTTCCTTGTGCAAATGAGAAGGCAGCAAAGGTATTATACTGACCCTCTCCCTCaggcccagcccccacctccccaagTGGAATCCAGAGCAGCTCCATGCAAATTGCATGCAAATGAGCTCATCCCTGGTGAGATTTCTGATTAG